Proteins encoded within one genomic window of Haloplanus vescus:
- a CDS encoding DUF5814 domain-containing protein, with product MAITDKVYLKNHRQIVSQLDTSIPKGAFKGATMEVLYSGDGLSKLDDATRDRLLDFATDFLDCEDPDDLYTGYPERQFIRYLLELRAEGLGPDAIVDVMTDDYMLYAYPGDVLSFLDQAVRRLEAVESLAAVEGDTEMEQRAAEARRALSA from the coding sequence GTGGCTATCACCGACAAAGTCTATCTGAAGAACCACCGGCAGATCGTCTCTCAGTTAGACACGTCCATCCCCAAGGGCGCGTTCAAGGGAGCGACGATGGAGGTGCTCTACAGCGGCGACGGCCTCTCCAAACTCGACGACGCCACCCGCGACCGACTGCTGGATTTCGCGACCGACTTCCTCGACTGTGAGGACCCCGACGACCTCTACACCGGCTACCCCGAACGGCAGTTCATCCGCTATCTCTTGGAACTGCGGGCGGAGGGCCTCGGCCCGGACGCCATCGTCGACGTGATGACCGACGACTACATGCTGTACGCCTACCCCGGCGACGTGCTCTCCTTCCTCGACCAGGCGGTGCGACGGCTGGAAGCGGTCGAATCGCTGGCAGCTGTGGAGGGTGACACAGAAATGGAACAGCGGGCGGCCGAAGCGCGGCGCGCGCTGTCAGCCTAG
- a CDS encoding ribbon-helix-helix protein, CopG family — protein MGNKNKTVSFRVNEDAFETLREIAEERDISLSAVFRDYVDMLVAHDGQVEVVPEHELPAESDDEPSFPPTVEVPKSFVREHERLELEAEHLREQLDEHKRYVDQLREQLEQDEEVIHLEDLDGERDEPYHLG, from the coding sequence ATGGGCAACAAGAACAAGACCGTCTCCTTCCGCGTCAACGAGGACGCGTTCGAGACGCTGCGCGAAATCGCCGAGGAGCGTGACATCTCGCTCTCGGCGGTGTTCCGTGACTACGTCGATATGCTCGTTGCCCACGACGGCCAAGTCGAAGTCGTCCCCGAACACGAACTCCCCGCGGAGTCGGACGACGAGCCCAGTTTCCCGCCCACAGTCGAAGTACCGAAGAGTTTCGTCCGCGAGCACGAACGCCTCGAACTCGAAGCCGAACACCTGCGGGAACAGCTCGACGAGCACAAACGCTACGTCGACCAGCTCCGCGAGCAGCTCGAACAGGACGAGGAGGTCATCCACCTCGAGGACTTGGACGGCGAACGCGACGAACCGTATCACCTAGGCTGA
- a CDS encoding RPA family protein: MSQAPTREVARRVFAREFNDASHTFKESDDERAPVYLLLPTGERANRVFLVGTLTEKEDVGEGDEYWRGRIVDPTGTFFVYAGQYQPDAASALRDLEPPAYVAVVGKPRTYETDDGSVNVSVRPESITAVDAATRDRWVVETAQRTLERVTAFEDEGNEYARMAREEYDLSVDDYRQTALSALEGLDETDELDADTTLDAPAE, translated from the coding sequence ATGAGCCAGGCACCCACCCGCGAAGTCGCGCGTCGCGTCTTCGCCCGCGAGTTCAACGACGCCAGTCACACGTTCAAAGAGTCCGACGACGAACGCGCACCCGTCTACCTCCTCCTCCCCACGGGGGAGCGAGCAAACCGCGTGTTCCTCGTCGGCACCCTCACCGAGAAAGAGGACGTGGGCGAGGGCGACGAGTACTGGCGCGGCCGCATCGTCGACCCGACGGGGACGTTTTTCGTCTACGCCGGGCAGTACCAACCAGACGCCGCGTCGGCGCTCCGGGACCTCGAACCCCCGGCCTACGTCGCCGTCGTCGGCAAACCCCGAACCTACGAAACTGATGACGGCTCGGTCAACGTCTCGGTCCGCCCCGAGTCCATCACGGCCGTCGACGCCGCTACCCGCGACCGCTGGGTGGTCGAGACGGCCCAGCGAACCCTCGAACGCGTCACCGCCTTCGAGGACGAGGGCAACGAGTACGCCCGCATGGCCCGCGAGGAGTACGACCTGTCGGTCGACGACTACCGACAGACGGCACTCTCGGCGCTCGAAGGCCTCGACGAAACGGACGAGTTAGACGCCGACACGACGCTCGACGCCCCCGCCGAGTAG
- a CDS encoding replication factor A (Replication protein A protects and stabilize the intermediate ssDNA that is generated by the unwinding action of a DNA helicase at the replication fork. In addition, SSBs prevent the formation of secondary structures by single-stranded template DNA.), protein MTDLDTHAEDIVEQFSDHLDLTVDEVEERLDNLVNEYRVPVDEARRSVVNSYLDEAGLEREALGGGGNASVGLAEIEQDEQWLDVTAKVVELWEARSDSVAQVGLLGDESGTTKFVAFESSDLPELEEGTVYRLENLVTDEYQGNFSVKLNRTTTITEVDEEIEVGDDAETVEGALVDIQSGSGLIKRCPEDDCTRVLQNGRCSEHGSVEGEFDLRIKAVLDDGESVHEVIFDREQTEALTGMSLEEAKDMAMDALDTTVVADEMQSGTLGRYYRVSGPQFGRYVLVDEFEQLSDPVDAEAALIEARSI, encoded by the coding sequence ATGACAGATTTAGATACCCACGCAGAGGATATCGTCGAGCAGTTTTCCGACCATCTGGACCTGACGGTCGACGAGGTTGAAGAGCGCCTCGACAACCTCGTCAACGAGTACCGGGTTCCGGTGGACGAGGCGCGCCGTAGCGTCGTGAACAGTTACCTCGACGAGGCTGGCTTGGAGCGCGAAGCGCTCGGCGGCGGCGGCAACGCCTCCGTCGGCCTCGCCGAAATCGAACAGGACGAGCAGTGGCTCGACGTGACCGCGAAAGTCGTCGAGCTCTGGGAGGCCCGCAGCGACTCCGTCGCGCAGGTGGGTCTCCTCGGCGACGAGTCGGGCACGACCAAGTTCGTCGCGTTCGAGAGTTCGGACCTCCCCGAACTGGAGGAGGGGACGGTGTACCGCCTCGAAAACCTCGTTACCGACGAGTATCAGGGCAACTTCTCGGTGAAGCTCAACCGGACGACGACCATTACCGAAGTCGACGAGGAGATAGAGGTCGGCGACGACGCCGAAACCGTCGAAGGCGCGCTGGTGGACATCCAGAGCGGGAGCGGCCTCATCAAGCGCTGCCCCGAAGACGACTGCACGCGCGTCCTCCAGAACGGTCGGTGTTCCGAACACGGGAGCGTCGAGGGCGAGTTCGACCTCCGAATCAAGGCCGTCCTCGACGACGGCGAGTCGGTGCACGAGGTCATCTTCGACCGCGAGCAGACCGAAGCCCTCACCGGCATGTCGCTGGAGGAGGCGAAGGACATGGCGATGGACGCGCTCGATACGACCGTCGTCGCCGACGAGATGCAGTCGGGGACGCTCGGTCGATACTACCGAGTGAGCGGCCCGCAGTTCGGCCGGTACGTGCTGGTCGACGAGTTCGAACAGCTCTCCGACCCAGTCGACGCCGAAGCGGCCCTCATCGAAGCGAGGTCGATCTAA
- a CDS encoding DUF7091 family protein, whose protein sequence is MDDRLEQFVRTTFRTAGRRYAEARRAYRTGEASADLPRDDEGKVRIVCRREAERRAVALDDAGRPECFEGGHPDCEGCLEDVREGVVETW, encoded by the coding sequence ATGGACGACCGACTGGAACAGTTCGTGCGGACGACGTTCCGGACGGCCGGCCGGCGCTACGCCGAGGCGCGGCGCGCGTATCGAACCGGCGAGGCGAGCGCCGACTTGCCACGGGACGACGAGGGGAAGGTCCGCATCGTCTGTCGCCGCGAGGCCGAGCGTCGCGCTGTCGCTCTCGACGACGCCGGGCGCCCGGAGTGTTTTGAGGGCGGCCATCCCGACTGCGAGGGCTGTCTCGAAGACGTCCGCGAGGGCGTCGTCGAGACGTGGTAG
- a CDS encoding mannose-1-phosphate guanylyltransferase, whose translation MDRPLVAVVLAGGVGSRLYPASRRHRPKQLLSLGGTETLLERTVDRVDFADEVVVSTRPDFADAVRDAVPEATVLVEPAGKDTGPALAYATHYAADTVDDPVVLALPSDHHVVGEFEAAARRGARVASDTDALVTFGVEPTRPDTGYGYIEPGANHGDYAEVTTFHEKPDAETAKRYVEAGHYWNAGIFAWTPTAFRRAARDTPLGPMLQTLDAGDPDAAFDAVDPVSVDHAVFERADDVVTVPLGVEWDDIGTWDALRRLLPADEDGTVVAGDAEVTSLDAHDNVVAGDGVHVSLVGVDGLAVVAWDDRVLVVPTEDAQRVKELVTELERRGEA comes from the coding sequence ATGGACCGACCGCTCGTCGCAGTCGTACTCGCGGGCGGCGTCGGCTCACGTCTCTACCCCGCGAGTCGCCGCCACCGCCCGAAGCAGTTGCTCTCACTCGGCGGGACCGAGACCTTACTCGAACGCACCGTGGACCGGGTCGACTTCGCCGACGAGGTGGTCGTCTCGACCCGTCCCGACTTCGCCGACGCCGTCCGGGACGCCGTGCCCGAGGCGACTGTCCTCGTCGAACCCGCGGGCAAGGACACCGGTCCGGCGCTGGCGTACGCCACCCACTACGCGGCCGACACCGTCGACGACCCCGTGGTTCTCGCCCTGCCGAGCGACCACCACGTCGTCGGCGAGTTCGAAGCGGCCGCGCGCCGCGGCGCCCGCGTCGCGAGCGACACCGACGCCCTCGTCACCTTCGGCGTCGAACCCACGCGCCCCGACACGGGGTACGGATACATCGAACCCGGAGCGAACCACGGCGACTACGCCGAGGTAACGACCTTTCACGAGAAGCCGGACGCCGAGACGGCGAAACGGTACGTCGAGGCGGGCCACTACTGGAACGCTGGCATCTTCGCGTGGACGCCGACGGCATTCCGGCGCGCGGCGCGGGACACGCCGCTCGGGCCTATGCTCCAGACGCTCGACGCCGGGGACCCAGACGCCGCCTTCGACGCCGTCGACCCCGTGAGCGTCGACCACGCGGTGTTCGAACGCGCCGACGACGTGGTGACCGTGCCGCTGGGCGTCGAGTGGGACGACATCGGGACGTGGGACGCCCTCCGACGCCTCCTCCCGGCTGACGAGGACGGCACGGTCGTCGCGGGCGACGCCGAGGTGACGAGTCTCGACGCACACGACAACGTGGTGGCGGGGGACGGCGTCCACGTGTCGCTGGTTGGCGTCGACGGACTCGCAGTCGTCGCGTGGGACGACCGGGTGCTGGTGGTCCCGACCGAGGACGCACAGCGAGTGAAAGAGCTGGTGACGGAACTGGAGCGTCGCGGCGAGGCTTAG
- a CDS encoding Tfx family DNA-binding protein has protein sequence MEDDPDAQALLERAGFDPEKSVLTRRQAEVLALRERDVRQSTIADILGTSRANVSSIESSARDNVAKARETVAFAEALTAPVRVEVDQDTDLYNVPKLVYDACDSAGVKVNHTAPDLMKLVSDEAGDAVQGREIQAPLLVGVTTDGTVRVRQSQENRAGAD, from the coding sequence ATGGAAGACGACCCGGACGCGCAGGCACTGCTCGAACGCGCCGGTTTCGACCCCGAGAAGAGCGTCCTGACGCGTCGGCAGGCCGAAGTGCTCGCCCTGCGCGAGCGAGACGTTCGCCAGTCGACCATCGCCGACATTCTCGGCACGTCGCGCGCGAACGTTTCGAGCATCGAATCGAGCGCCCGAGACAACGTGGCGAAAGCCCGCGAAACCGTCGCCTTCGCCGAAGCGCTGACGGCGCCGGTTCGGGTCGAAGTCGACCAGGACACCGACCTCTACAACGTCCCGAAACTCGTCTACGACGCCTGTGACTCCGCTGGCGTCAAGGTGAACCACACCGCCCCCGACCTGATGAAACTCGTCAGCGACGAGGCCGGTGACGCGGTGCAGGGGCGCGAGATTCAGGCGCCGCTTCTCGTCGGCGTGACCACCGACGGCACCGTCCGCGTCCGCCAGTCCCAAGAGAATCGGGCCGGCGCCGACTAA
- a CDS encoding TRAM domain-containing protein, producing the protein MADCPLADDCPSFSERIQGMGCQHYGDRGGAEWCQHYDMPISDLKQQPVKPGEEVVVDITDIHESGAGVGRTDDGFIVLVDGTLPPSRARVRIDRVKANHATAAEVERLPMEDEESEGEDEDADATADESDSSDDSGRPEQLGSRDNFWGG; encoded by the coding sequence ATGGCGGACTGTCCACTCGCCGACGACTGCCCCAGTTTCTCGGAGCGAATCCAGGGCATGGGGTGTCAGCACTACGGCGACCGCGGGGGCGCCGAGTGGTGTCAGCACTACGACATGCCCATCTCCGACCTGAAACAGCAACCGGTGAAACCCGGCGAGGAAGTCGTCGTCGACATCACCGACATCCACGAGAGCGGCGCGGGCGTCGGCCGCACCGACGACGGCTTCATCGTCCTCGTCGACGGCACGCTCCCGCCGTCCCGGGCACGCGTCCGCATCGACCGCGTGAAGGCGAATCACGCGACGGCCGCGGAAGTCGAGCGTCTCCCCATGGAGGACGAGGAAAGCGAGGGTGAGGACGAAGACGCGGACGCGACGGCAGACGAGTCGGACTCCAGCGACGACTCGGGCCGTCCCGAGCAGCTGGGCAGTCGCGACAACTTCTGGGGCGGATAG
- a CDS encoding 50S ribosomal protein L40e — protein MAKFEAAEDRMLEKQICMRCNARNSPRAESCRKCGYKKLRPKAKEPRSA, from the coding sequence ATGGCTAAGTTCGAGGCAGCGGAAGACCGGATGCTCGAGAAACAGATTTGCATGCGATGTAACGCGCGCAACTCCCCACGGGCCGAGAGCTGCCGCAAGTGCGGCTACAAGAAGCTCCGACCCAAGGCCAAAGAGCCCCGCAGCGCCTAA
- a CDS encoding MBL fold metallo-hydrolase, producing MDVHHVTATAEEFTCNAYLVTGESPTLVDAGAMPGVETVVAEYVDDVDRVVLTHQHSDHVAELDAVLDAFDADVYAYGEHPRRTHELADGDTVQMGDETFEAVYTPGHADDHVSLVSETTLFSGDVVVYNDGAFDDGSFGRTDMPGQSRNRLIESLETVLERLPASVDALYAGHGDPFYADEESVRDVIERALSRAKRREPKY from the coding sequence ATGGACGTACACCACGTCACTGCGACTGCGGAGGAGTTCACGTGCAACGCCTATCTGGTCACGGGCGAGTCGCCGACGCTGGTCGACGCGGGGGCAATGCCGGGCGTCGAAACGGTCGTCGCGGAGTACGTCGACGACGTGGACCGCGTGGTGCTCACCCACCAGCACAGCGACCACGTCGCCGAACTCGATGCCGTTCTCGACGCGTTCGACGCCGACGTCTACGCCTACGGCGAGCATCCGCGCCGAACGCACGAACTCGCCGACGGCGACACGGTCCAGATGGGGGACGAGACGTTCGAGGCGGTGTACACGCCCGGACACGCCGACGACCACGTCTCACTCGTGAGCGAAACGACGCTCTTCAGCGGTGACGTGGTGGTCTACAACGACGGCGCGTTCGACGACGGCAGCTTCGGACGGACGGACATGCCCGGACAGTCGCGCAACCGACTCATCGAGAGTCTGGAGACGGTACTGGAGCGACTGCCGGCATCGGTCGACGCGCTGTACGCGGGCCACGGCGACCCCTTCTACGCGGACGAGGAGAGCGTCCGGGACGTAATCGAACGCGCGCTCTCGCGAGCGAAACGTCGAGAACCGAAGTATTAG
- a CDS encoding DUF5786 family protein — protein sequence MGFGSYDESEQENQELDADLDDNEGIETSETDHRGSVEFEIGASNDELLDRLEDIKEE from the coding sequence ATGGGCTTTGGGAGCTATGACGAATCCGAACAGGAGAACCAGGAGTTAGACGCCGACCTCGACGACAACGAGGGCATCGAGACGTCCGAAACCGATCACCGGGGGTCGGTCGAATTCGAGATCGGCGCGTCGAACGACGAACTCCTCGACCGCCTCGAGGACATCAAAGAAGAGTAA
- a CDS encoding endonuclease dU — MKSGARALGVAESVADADERSVLCGAVVRADRTADGFVFDSCTVGGTDATDAIESLFFDLGRDDIQHLLLAGIAPAWFNVVDIRALSAAVDRPVVSVSFESSPGLEPALREQFSGDELDRRLRTYRAQPPRHRCSVNGDEVYVRAVGIDDDRADAVVRAHTAEGGRPEPVRVARLAARAAREFRAGTDADV; from the coding sequence ATGAAATCGGGTGCGCGAGCGCTCGGCGTCGCCGAATCCGTCGCCGACGCCGACGAGCGAAGCGTCCTCTGCGGCGCTGTCGTCCGGGCCGACCGGACCGCAGACGGGTTCGTCTTCGACTCGTGTACGGTCGGTGGCACCGACGCCACCGACGCCATCGAGTCGCTGTTTTTCGACCTGGGTCGCGACGACATCCAGCACCTCCTCCTCGCCGGCATCGCGCCGGCGTGGTTCAACGTCGTCGACATCCGTGCGCTGTCGGCGGCCGTCGACCGCCCCGTCGTCTCCGTCTCCTTCGAATCGAGTCCGGGACTCGAACCGGCGCTTCGCGAGCAGTTCAGTGGCGACGAACTCGACCGTCGGCTCCGAACCTACCGCGCTCAGCCACCGCGTCACCGCTGTTCGGTGAACGGCGACGAGGTGTACGTCCGCGCGGTCGGTATCGACGACGACCGAGCCGACGCCGTCGTCAGGGCACACACCGCCGAGGGCGGGCGTCCAGAGCCGGTCCGGGTGGCTCGGTTGGCCGCGCGGGCCGCCCGCGAGTTCCGGGCGGGCACGGACGCGGACGTTTAA
- a CDS encoding uracil-DNA glycosylase produces the protein MVETDGPDVCACERCPALVESRSRIVNGVGPADAALCFVGEAPGANEDEEGEPFVGRSGSVLDDALRDAGLARADVRITNCVRCRPPENRDPRAEELDSCADFLDREIEHVDPDLIVTLGKVPAQRVLDRDVAITKEAGSVVDARLGGESRRVLLCLHPAATLYDRSQRESFADAIGKASALVGASESDQARLGDY, from the coding sequence ATGGTCGAAACCGACGGGCCGGACGTCTGCGCCTGCGAGCGCTGCCCGGCCCTCGTGGAGTCGCGGAGTCGCATCGTCAACGGCGTCGGCCCCGCGGACGCCGCGCTCTGTTTCGTCGGCGAGGCGCCCGGCGCCAACGAGGACGAGGAGGGCGAACCCTTCGTGGGCCGGTCGGGGTCGGTGCTCGACGACGCCCTCCGCGACGCGGGCCTCGCGCGCGCCGACGTTCGCATCACCAACTGCGTGCGCTGTCGCCCCCCGGAGAACCGCGACCCGCGAGCCGAGGAGCTGGACAGTTGCGCCGACTTCCTGGACCGCGAAATCGAACACGTCGACCCCGACCTAATCGTCACGCTGGGCAAGGTGCCGGCCCAGCGAGTGCTGGACCGCGACGTTGCCATCACGAAGGAGGCCGGGTCGGTAGTCGACGCTCGCCTCGGCGGCGAGAGCCGGCGCGTCCTGCTCTGTCTCCATCCCGCGGCGACACTGTACGACCGGAGTCAACGCGAGTCGTTCGCGGACGCCATCGGGAAGGCGTCGGCGCTCGTCGGCGCGAGCGAGAGTGACCAAGCCCGCCTCGGCGACTACTGA
- the hisH gene encoding imidazole glycerol phosphate synthase subunit HisH, whose product MSLSEPPAEALADVVIVDYGLGNLRSATRGLERAGAAVTITDDPADFADADGIVLPGVGAFREGMENAGPYRDALADAVDRGQPVFGICLGMQMLLTSSEEADHAGEGDVVGLDFVPGRNVRFDEGQTVPHMGWNQLSVERDHPIVSGVDPADAPARDGPGGGSVDGEYAYFVHSYYAVPDDDEAVVATADHGRSFPAVVANEDGTVFGTQFHPEKSGETGLTILRNFVDVCYSA is encoded by the coding sequence ATGAGCCTGTCCGAACCGCCGGCGGAGGCACTCGCGGACGTGGTCATCGTCGACTACGGCCTCGGCAACCTCCGGTCGGCCACGCGTGGGCTAGAGCGTGCGGGCGCCGCCGTGACGATTACCGACGACCCCGCGGACTTCGCCGATGCGGACGGCATCGTCCTCCCGGGCGTCGGCGCCTTCCGCGAAGGGATGGAGAACGCCGGGCCGTACCGCGACGCCCTCGCGGACGCCGTCGACCGCGGCCAACCCGTCTTCGGCATCTGTCTCGGGATGCAGATGCTCCTCACGTCGAGCGAGGAGGCAGACCACGCGGGCGAGGGCGATGTCGTCGGCCTCGATTTCGTCCCCGGGCGCAACGTCCGGTTCGACGAGGGACAGACGGTTCCCCACATGGGCTGGAATCAGCTGTCGGTGGAGCGCGACCACCCCATCGTCTCGGGCGTCGACCCCGCCGACGCGCCGGCGCGTGACGGGCCGGGCGGTGGCTCCGTCGACGGCGAATACGCCTACTTCGTCCACTCCTACTACGCCGTCCCGGACGACGACGAGGCAGTCGTCGCGACGGCGGACCACGGGCGGTCCTTCCCCGCTGTCGTCGCCAACGAGGACGGAACGGTGTTCGGGACGCAGTTCCACCCCGAGAAGAGCGGCGAGACGGGGCTGACGATTCTGCGCAACTTCGTCGACGTCTGTTATTCGGCCTGA
- a CDS encoding sensor histidine kinase — protein sequence MDEATSTGIESGYQALFEHVSDGLLLVAPDSGRIRDVNECFTSMSGFACETLVGRRLVDVLVGEPDRDPVRALLDADEDVEWCLQRRDGETFWAELSASVGDVGGQRCVVTTVRDASERRHREKGWFEELVEHVPTGIFRARPDPDEPFLEGNPTIVELFDVTSRTDLLSTPVGDIFADGDDCQEFFEQVAEERVVSERVELRTLNDEPFWGQVTACRFTDAEGETYVDGAVKDVTEFREHRQGLEEQNERLQLLNRIVRHDIRNDMQLVQGMSDLLDDVEKGDTPHLETIRSRTEHVIELTDLMGELMDALVTESGSEREPTNLSFVLEREIRAARSSYPEATIRTRGNVPLVEVLANDMLRSVFRNLLSNAVRHHDGDEPTVEVSAELEDDWVLVKVADDGPGIDPERRDVIFGKGEKGVDSEGTGLGLYLVYTLVDHYGGSVWIDDNDPRGSVFNVRLHLA from the coding sequence GTGGACGAAGCGACGAGCACCGGCATCGAATCCGGGTACCAAGCCCTGTTCGAACACGTCTCCGACGGGCTGTTACTGGTCGCGCCAGACAGTGGCCGAATCAGAGACGTGAACGAGTGTTTCACGTCCATGAGTGGATTCGCGTGTGAGACGCTCGTGGGGCGACGACTCGTCGACGTACTCGTCGGCGAACCGGACCGAGACCCAGTTCGAGCCCTGTTGGATGCCGACGAAGACGTCGAATGGTGTCTCCAACGACGTGACGGAGAGACGTTCTGGGCGGAACTGTCGGCGTCGGTCGGTGACGTTGGCGGTCAGCGCTGCGTGGTGACGACGGTTCGTGACGCGAGTGAGCGGCGACACCGAGAGAAGGGATGGTTCGAGGAGTTGGTGGAACACGTTCCGACGGGCATCTTCCGGGCGCGACCCGACCCCGACGAACCGTTCCTCGAAGGTAATCCGACGATAGTCGAACTATTCGACGTAACTTCCCGGACCGACCTCCTTTCGACGCCAGTGGGCGACATCTTCGCCGACGGCGACGACTGTCAGGAGTTCTTCGAGCAGGTGGCCGAAGAGCGAGTGGTGAGCGAGCGAGTCGAACTGCGGACGCTGAACGACGAGCCGTTCTGGGGGCAGGTCACCGCCTGTCGATTCACCGATGCCGAGGGCGAGACGTACGTCGACGGCGCGGTCAAAGACGTGACCGAATTCCGAGAGCATCGGCAGGGCCTCGAAGAGCAAAACGAACGCCTCCAACTGTTGAACCGAATCGTTCGCCACGACATCCGGAACGACATGCAACTCGTCCAGGGGATGTCCGACCTGCTCGACGACGTCGAGAAGGGCGACACACCACATTTGGAGACGATTCGCTCGCGGACCGAGCACGTCATCGAACTCACCGACCTGATGGGGGAGCTGATGGACGCCCTCGTCACCGAATCGGGGAGCGAACGCGAGCCGACGAACCTGTCGTTCGTCCTCGAACGGGAGATACGGGCGGCCCGGTCGAGCTACCCCGAGGCGACGATACGCACCCGCGGGAACGTCCCATTGGTCGAGGTGCTGGCGAACGACATGCTGCGCTCCGTGTTCCGAAATCTGCTCAGCAACGCCGTCCGACACCACGACGGCGACGAACCGACCGTCGAAGTGTCCGCCGAACTCGAGGACGATTGGGTGCTGGTGAAGGTGGCAGACGACGGTCCGGGAATTGACCCCGAGCGCCGCGACGTAATCTTCGGCAAAGGCGAGAAGGGCGTCGACAGCGAGGGGACGGGACTCGGACTCTATCTGGTGTACACGCTCGTCGACCACTACGGTGGCTCGGTCTGGATAGACGACAACGACCCGCGAGGGAGCGTTTTCAACGTCCGTCTCCACCTCGCGTAA
- the pheA gene encoding prephenate dehydratase, which produces MEAITLGPAGTYSHRAARAVADDVTFSESVTAIVEAVAKGEYHRGVVPIENSIEGSVTETLDALSNYDVGVVEEVVTPIRHALLAQSETFDVVASHSQALAQCRSFLEAEYPDVTLEAVASTARGVEHAREDASVAAIAHPDNAGDDLQVLAEDIQDRDSNATRFFVVAPAGEGTDAGGKSTIIVNPNANYPGLLLELLEAFADRDINLSRVESRPTGDRLGDYLFHIDFEAGLYERHAREAVDEVEGIVDEGWVRRLGSYDTRHVV; this is translated from the coding sequence ATGGAAGCCATCACGCTCGGCCCCGCGGGGACGTACTCGCACCGCGCGGCGCGGGCCGTCGCCGACGACGTGACCTTCAGCGAGTCCGTGACCGCCATCGTCGAGGCTGTCGCGAAAGGCGAGTACCACCGCGGCGTCGTCCCCATCGAGAACAGCATCGAGGGCAGCGTCACCGAGACGCTGGATGCGCTCTCGAACTACGACGTGGGCGTCGTCGAGGAAGTCGTCACTCCCATCCGCCACGCCCTCCTCGCGCAGTCGGAGACGTTCGACGTTGTCGCCAGCCACTCACAGGCGCTCGCACAGTGTCGGTCCTTCCTCGAAGCCGAGTACCCCGACGTGACGCTGGAGGCCGTCGCCAGCACGGCCCGCGGCGTCGAACACGCCCGCGAGGACGCCTCCGTCGCCGCCATCGCCCACCCCGACAACGCCGGCGACGACCTGCAGGTGCTTGCAGAGGACATCCAGGACCGCGACTCCAACGCCACCCGGTTTTTCGTCGTCGCGCCCGCCGGCGAGGGAACCGACGCCGGCGGGAAGTCGACGATTATCGTCAACCCGAACGCGAACTATCCCGGCCTCCTCCTCGAACTGCTGGAGGCGTTCGCGGACCGCGACATCAACCTCTCGCGAGTGGAGTCCCGACCCACGGGTGACCGCCTTGGCGACTACCTCTTCCACATCGACTTCGAGGCGGGCCTCTACGAGCGTCACGCCCGCGAAGCGGTCGACGAGGTCGAGGGCATCGTCGACGAGGGATGGGTCCGGCGTCTCGGGTCGTACGATACGCGACACGTCGTCTGA